The Theileria orientalis strain Shintoku DNA, chromosome 3, complete genome genome window below encodes:
- a CDS encoding uncharacterized protein (cyclin-dependent kinase, regulatory subunit family protein) yields MSHKRRKLGDSSSLACVVRVPEDQIKNLSERNIKIPSLPPCLNGAKLFCKSSKDFEAVEKLRQRYQKRVPNRTDVSKKRPRKEPSGDFWSRVDSGEIDIGSELEKKKIRAIPVFSPVNMKIKNYEIITWSVSEYSYKTTPYGEVYYSPRFQDDKYIYRYVMLSKGVKEEAYRILKRSKTFLLTEHQILRELNIDLSLGWEHFMLYKNRLDELILRRRL; encoded by the coding sequence ATGAGTCATAAGCGTCGCAAATTAGGGGATTCCTCCTCGTTGGCCTGTGTGGTCAGGGTGCCAGAAgatcaaattaaaaacttgAGCGAGaggaatataaaaattccCTCCCTTCCCCCGTGTCTTAACGGGGCTAAACTGTTTTGCAAGTCCTCTAAGGATTTCGAGGCCGTCGAGAAACTTAGACAACGCTATCAGAAACGTGTTCCAAACAGGACTGATGTGTCAAAGAAAAGACCCCGGAAGGAGCCTTCGGGCGACTTTTGGTCTAGAGTTGACTCAGGGGAAATTGACATAGGCAGCGAGTTggagaagaaaaaaataagggCCATTCCAGTGTTCTCGCCCGTCAATATgaaaatcaaaaattaCGAAATCATAACTTGGAGTGTTTCTGAGTATTCATACAAGACTACTCCCTACGGCGAAGTTTATTACTCCCCCAGATTCCAGGACGACAAGTACATCTATCGCTACGTGATGCTGTCCAAGGGCGTCAAGGAGGAGGCTTACCGTATTCTGAAGCGTTCGAAGACTTTTCTTTTGACGGAGCATCAGATTCTTCGCGAACTGAACATCGACTTATCTCTCGGCTGGGAGCACTTTATGCTTTACAAGAACAGGCTCGACGAACTAATTCTGCGCAGAAGACTGTAA
- a CDS encoding predicted protein codes for MGTNSGQLTVLDDELKRLKGMTDSQYATEDMDTDTNEDVDRRSIYVGNVDYSTKPQELQEFFKSSGQINRITIMVDKWTGHPKGYAYVEFSSEDAVGNAVMLNDSLFKERIIKVIPKRKNIPGFNRRRPMGRGRSRGFRGYRRYPSLFIY; via the exons ATGGGTACCAATAGTGGTCAACTAACTGTTTTGGATGATGAATTAAAACGATTAAAG ggGATGACCGATAGTCAATATGCAACTGAGGATATGGATACGGACACCAACGAAGATGTTGATAGAAGGTCAATATATGTTGGAAAT GTTGATTATTCCACGAAACCACAAGAGCTCCAagaattttttaaatcttctGGTCAAATAAACAGAATTACAATAATGGTGGATAAATGGACTGGACACCCCAAAGg GTACGCCTACGTCGAGTTCTCCAGTGAGGATGCTGTGGGAAACGCTGTTATGTTAAACGATTCGCTTTTTAAAGAAAGGATTATTAAg GTTATTccaaaaaggaaaaatataCCTGGTTTTAACAGGCGAAGGCCTATGGGCCGAGGGAGATCACGTGGATTCCGGGGTTATCGAAGGTACCCATcgctatttatttattaa